A genomic window from Flavobacterium azooxidireducens includes:
- a CDS encoding superoxide dismutase, with protein MSFELPKLPYAYDALEPHIDARTMEIHHSKHHAAYTNNLNAAIEGTDMDGKTIENILINLDKTNAAVRNNGGGFYNHNLFWTVMSPNGGGEPTGELAEAIERDFGTFAEFKAKFSKAGATQFGSGWAFLCVKDGKLEVCGTPNQDNPLMPGVGCGGTPILAMDVWEHAYYLNYQNRRPDYIEAFFNVVNWAEVSRRYAVEK; from the coding sequence ATGTCATTTGAACTACCAAAATTACCTTATGCATACGATGCATTAGAGCCACATATTGACGCCAGAACGATGGAAATTCATCATTCTAAACACCATGCTGCCTACACCAATAACCTAAATGCGGCTATTGAAGGAACAGACATGGACGGCAAAACAATTGAAAATATTTTAATTAATTTAGACAAAACCAATGCGGCGGTTCGCAACAACGGTGGTGGTTTTTATAATCACAATTTGTTTTGGACAGTGATGTCACCAAACGGTGGTGGAGAACCAACCGGAGAATTAGCCGAAGCCATTGAAAGGGATTTTGGCACCTTTGCAGAGTTTAAAGCCAAGTTTTCTAAAGCCGGAGCAACACAATTCGGCTCAGGTTGGGCTTTTTTGTGTGTGAAAGATGGTAAACTAGAAGTTTGCGGAACACCAAATCAAGACAATCCGTTAATGCCGGGTGTTGGTTGTGGCGGAACACCAATTCTTGCCATGGATGTATGGGAACATGCCTATTATTTAAATTATCAAAACAGAAGACCGGACTATATTGAAGCTTTCTTTAACGTAGTTAACTGGGCAGAAGTTTCCAGAAGATATGCTGTAGAAAAATAA
- a CDS encoding T9SS type B sorting domain-containing protein: MRVVLYISFFLLNLISSFAQGEANSWYFGENAGLDFNSGSPVALTNGQLVTDEGCATISDSSGQLLFYTDGVTVYNKNHQIMVNGTGLMGQASSTQSATIVPKPGSTNLYYIFTTAQESSPNGFRFSIVDMNLDNGNGAVTNDKNNLIFTPTGEHLGITKHANGQDYWIVIHGLHNNSFFAYQLTSLGLESSPVVTNIGAIITGSPIDFFEAGSIKIAPSGSKLAFTSVSDIVQLFDFNNSTGVLTNEITLLTEPGELIGAAFSPNESLLYVSNSHGKIHQFNLNVSDIPNSIVTIHQGNIPGQLQVGPDNKIYIAFNNRNYLGVINNPNEIGLDCDFQLNGFFLEGKRSKLGLPSFNQSFFFTPMITLSSNCEGESSTFSFSTNQTVLSASWDFGDGNTSSELQPTHIYTNAGTYNVIVTVVTPLGTGTNSRQITIYQPPVLLNNVVSLKQCDDNNDGFSAFNLAEANELLVSSTLGLSFSYFETFAEAQNNTNQINNYIAYSNQNVSTDQLYVRVENTNSCFRVATLNLIVSTTLIPASFQKTFTVCDDSSSGSDSDGIATFNFSSVISEVQSLFPAGQLLDISFYQNISDALAEQNPISNTSNFINTNSPTTQNIYVRVDSQLDNECLGLGHHITLNVEALPILQPLIYTECDDDNDGIFGFNTTTLESSLLTDLSNVIFSYWDENNAPLPSPLPNPFFTHSQTIKVRATNTTTNACYHESTISFIVDDLPEINTIPIAFTTLCDDEVNPMEQDGLVAFDTSTFQNTLLGNQTGVIVNYFDQTGNPLPSPLPNPFVSGTQNILVEVINPNNSNCKATAIIPLMVNQVPVLELKGEALICSDDSSFTEILTAGLMDENLISNYTYQWYKDGQLIENATDYTLNVNSEGSYSVTVTNSSECVRTRTFTVTASNRASIEEIKIFDLSENNSVTILVSGYGDYVFSLDNTLFQSSNTFEGLEAGIYTVFVKDLNGCGTITKEINVLGIPKYFTPNGDGYNDVWNIKGASNLQNSDTVILIFDRYGSLLKQISPMGSGWDGTANGRQMPSSDYWYSIKLQDGRTIKGNFSLKR, encoded by the coding sequence TTGCGAGTAGTTTTATATATATCATTTTTTTTATTAAATCTTATCTCTTCCTTTGCTCAGGGAGAAGCTAATAGTTGGTATTTTGGCGAAAATGCTGGTTTAGATTTTAATAGCGGCAGTCCTGTTGCTTTAACCAATGGTCAATTGGTTACAGACGAAGGTTGTGCCACCATTTCTGATTCAAGTGGTCAACTTTTGTTTTATACTGATGGTGTTACAGTATATAACAAAAACCATCAAATTATGGTAAATGGTACAGGTTTAATGGGACAAGCATCAAGTACACAATCTGCAACTATTGTTCCAAAACCGGGGTCAACAAACTTGTATTACATATTTACTACAGCTCAAGAAAGTAGCCCAAATGGATTTAGATTCTCTATCGTAGATATGAATCTTGACAATGGTAATGGAGCGGTAACTAATGATAAAAACAATTTGATTTTTACTCCAACTGGAGAACATTTAGGGATTACAAAACACGCAAACGGACAAGATTATTGGATTGTTATACATGGGCTTCATAATAATAGTTTTTTCGCTTATCAATTAACTTCATTAGGTCTAGAGTCTAGTCCGGTTGTAACTAATATAGGAGCGATAATTACTGGTAGTCCAATTGATTTTTTTGAAGCAGGGTCAATTAAAATAGCTCCAAGTGGCTCAAAATTAGCTTTTACAAGCGTTTCAGATATCGTACAGCTTTTTGATTTCAATAATTCAACAGGTGTTTTAACAAATGAAATCACATTATTAACCGAACCAGGTGAATTAATTGGTGCTGCTTTTTCTCCTAACGAATCCTTATTGTATGTTTCAAATTCTCATGGAAAAATTCATCAATTTAATCTGAATGTATCAGATATTCCCAATTCCATAGTTACAATACACCAAGGCAATATTCCCGGGCAATTACAAGTTGGACCGGATAATAAAATATATATTGCATTTAATAATAGAAATTATTTAGGAGTTATTAATAACCCCAATGAAATTGGGTTGGATTGTGACTTTCAACTTAACGGTTTTTTTTTAGAAGGGAAAAGAAGTAAATTAGGTTTACCGTCTTTTAATCAATCTTTCTTTTTCACACCCATGATTACATTATCTTCCAATTGCGAAGGCGAAAGTTCAACGTTTTCTTTTTCCACAAACCAAACGGTTCTATCTGCTTCGTGGGATTTTGGAGACGGGAACACTTCAAGCGAATTACAACCCACTCATATTTATACCAATGCAGGAACATATAACGTAATTGTAACGGTTGTCACTCCGTTAGGAACAGGAACCAATTCACGCCAAATTACCATTTATCAACCACCAGTATTGTTAAATAACGTTGTTTCCTTAAAACAATGCGATGATAACAACGATGGATTCAGTGCTTTTAATTTAGCAGAAGCTAATGAACTACTTGTTTCATCAACTTTAGGTTTGTCTTTTTCCTATTTTGAAACATTTGCAGAAGCACAAAACAATACAAATCAGATTAACAATTACATTGCCTATAGTAATCAAAATGTGAGCACAGATCAACTATATGTACGTGTAGAAAATACAAACAGTTGTTTTAGAGTTGCAACATTAAACTTAATTGTTTCAACCACGCTCATTCCTGCTTCTTTTCAAAAAACATTTACAGTTTGCGACGATAGTAGTTCGGGATCTGATTCAGATGGTATTGCAACATTTAACTTTAGTAGTGTAATATCAGAGGTTCAATCTTTGTTTCCGGCTGGTCAGTTATTAGATATAAGTTTTTATCAAAACATAAGTGATGCTTTAGCAGAGCAAAATCCAATCAGTAATACATCTAATTTTATCAATACAAATTCTCCAACAACACAAAATATTTACGTGAGGGTAGATAGTCAATTGGATAATGAATGTTTAGGTTTAGGTCATCACATCACACTAAATGTGGAAGCTTTACCAATTCTGCAACCCCTAATTTATACAGAATGCGATGACGATAATGATGGCATTTTTGGGTTTAATACTACGACATTAGAATCAAGTCTATTGACTGATTTATCGAATGTTATATTTAGTTATTGGGATGAAAATAATGCACCATTACCTAGTCCATTACCCAATCCTTTTTTTACACATTCTCAAACTATAAAGGTAAGAGCAACAAATACTACTACAAATGCTTGTTATCATGAATCAACAATTTCATTTATAGTAGATGATTTGCCTGAGATTAATACTATTCCAATAGCCTTTACAACGTTATGTGACGATGAGGTTAATCCTATGGAACAAGATGGCTTAGTTGCTTTTGATACTTCAACTTTTCAAAATACGTTATTGGGTAATCAAACAGGAGTGATAGTCAATTATTTTGATCAAACAGGAAATCCTTTACCTAGCCCTTTACCAAATCCATTTGTGAGCGGAACCCAAAATATTTTGGTAGAAGTAATAAATCCTAATAATAGTAATTGCAAAGCTACGGCTATTATTCCTTTGATGGTTAATCAAGTTCCCGTTTTAGAATTGAAAGGTGAGGCCTTAATTTGTAGTGATGATTCCTCTTTCACAGAGATTTTGACAGCTGGTTTAATGGATGAAAATTTAATTTCAAATTATACCTATCAATGGTACAAAGATGGGCAATTGATTGAGAATGCTACTGATTACACGCTTAATGTAAACAGTGAAGGAAGTTATTCTGTAACAGTAACCAATTCAAGCGAATGTGTAAGAACGAGAACTTTTACCGTGACAGCCTCAAATAGGGCTAGTATTGAAGAAATTAAAATTTTTGATTTATCAGAGAATAACTCCGTTACAATTTTAGTTTCAGGTTATGGTGATTATGTATTTAGTTTGGACAATACTCTTTTTCAATCATCAAATACATTTGAGGGTTTAGAAGCAGGGATTTACACAGTTTTTGTGAAAGATTTAAATGGTTGTGGGACAATAACAAAGGAGATAAATGTTTTAGGTATTCCGAAATATTTTACACCAAATGGAGATGGATATAATGACGTTTGGAATATTAAAGGAGCAAGTAATTTACAAAATTCTGATACGGTTATTTTAATTTTTGATCGATATGGAAGTCTACTCAAACAAATCAGTCCGATGGGATCAGGGTGGGATGGTACGGCGAATGGTAGGCAAATGCCCTCATCAGATTATTGGTATTCTATAAAACTGCAAGATGGTAGAACTATAAAAGGGAATTTCTCTTTAAAAAGATAG
- a CDS encoding PfkB family carbohydrate kinase, translating into MNKLLIVGTVAFDAIETPFGKTDKILGGAATFIGLSTSFFNVKSAIVSVVGEDFPQEYLDLLTDRDIDISGIEIVKGGKTFFWSGRYHNDLNSRDTLVTELNVLADFQPKVPIEYKNAQVVMLGNLHPMVQISVLNQMTEKPKLVVLDTMNFWMDCALTELHEVMKRVDVITINDEEARQLSGEYSLVKAAAKIQTMGPKYVVIKKGEHGALLFHGKEIFFAPALPLEEVFDPTGAGDTFAGGFSGFIAQSENISFGNMKNAIIYGSNLASFCVEKFGTERMLTLEKEEVYDRLKQFRALTQFDIELE; encoded by the coding sequence ATGAATAAACTACTTATTGTAGGAACGGTTGCTTTTGATGCGATTGAAACCCCTTTCGGAAAAACAGATAAAATTTTAGGTGGAGCCGCTACATTTATTGGCTTGTCGACCTCTTTTTTTAATGTAAAATCGGCGATTGTTTCTGTTGTTGGAGAAGATTTTCCGCAAGAATATTTAGATTTATTAACCGATAGAGATATTGATATTTCCGGAATAGAAATTGTAAAAGGTGGCAAAACGTTCTTTTGGAGCGGTCGTTACCACAACGATTTGAATTCAAGAGATACGTTGGTTACAGAACTAAATGTATTGGCCGATTTTCAACCAAAAGTTCCAATCGAGTATAAAAATGCACAAGTTGTGATGTTAGGGAATTTACATCCAATGGTTCAAATCAGCGTTTTAAATCAAATGACTGAAAAACCAAAATTAGTAGTTTTGGATACGATGAATTTTTGGATGGATTGTGCGTTAACCGAATTGCACGAAGTAATGAAACGCGTAGATGTAATTACTATCAACGATGAAGAAGCTCGTCAATTATCCGGTGAATATTCGTTGGTGAAAGCAGCTGCAAAAATCCAAACGATGGGGCCAAAATATGTAGTAATTAAAAAAGGAGAACACGGAGCCTTATTGTTCCACGGAAAAGAAATTTTCTTTGCACCGGCTTTACCATTAGAAGAAGTTTTTGATCCAACCGGAGCCGGCGATACATTTGCAGGTGGATTTTCAGGATTCATTGCTCAAAGCGAAAACATTTCGTTTGGAAACATGAAAAACGCAATCATTTACGGTTCAAACTTAGCATCGTTCTGCGTAGAGAAATTTGGAACCGAGCGAATGCTTACCCTTGAGAAAGAGGAAGTGTACGACCGCTTGAAACAGTTCAGAGCTTTAACTCAATTTGATATCGAATTAGAATAA
- a CDS encoding outer membrane beta-barrel protein has protein sequence MKKAVTILILFISFLPHAQAQEAKKVQVGFNYSFTDDDDLYNKPFSGYVNYQIKAWEDIGLHAGFRAFYYYPKIKDNFTDKWGFNPNISASYSFFEKKMQASLAVGYYFDSFTFKPTTDGFITSPNRDIKTNGFTISPGIKYFVTKTFFIESNLTILNVKNKSQFVYPESSDFVFFNIGVGVAF, from the coding sequence ATGAAAAAAGCAGTAACTATTCTTATTCTTTTTATTTCTTTTTTGCCTCATGCACAAGCTCAAGAAGCAAAAAAAGTTCAAGTTGGGTTTAATTATTCCTTTACAGACGATGATGATTTGTATAACAAACCGTTTTCGGGCTATGTGAATTACCAAATAAAAGCATGGGAAGATATTGGTCTACATGCAGGTTTTAGAGCGTTTTATTATTATCCCAAAATTAAAGATAATTTTACCGATAAATGGGGTTTTAATCCCAACATAAGTGCGTCTTATTCTTTCTTTGAAAAAAAAATGCAGGCAAGTTTGGCGGTAGGCTATTATTTTGATTCTTTTACATTTAAACCAACCACTGACGGCTTTATTACAAGTCCAAATCGGGATATAAAAACAAATGGTTTTACGATTTCTCCCGGCATAAAATATTTTGTGACTAAAACTTTTTTTATTGAGTCAAATTTGACAATCTTGAATGTAAAAAACAAATCCCAATTTGTCTATCCTGAATCTAGTGATTTTGTGTTTTTTAATATTGGAGTTGGAGTTGCATTTTAA
- a CDS encoding UvrD-helicase domain-containing protein, with product MNKPAFSIYDASAGSGKTFTLVKEYLKIILLSKREDAYKNILAITFTNKAVGEMKSRVLETLSQFATEEPNAKAMAVINAIVNETGLSTQEIKQKSKAIIRNIIHNYAAFDISTIDKFTHKVIRTFAHDLNLPSTFEVSLETDNLLQEAIDAIIAQAGDDEMLTRLLVDFTLEKTDDDKSWDVTRDIKEISKLLTNENNRNEIVHFKDKQIPEFIELKKNVLDKIKTIEKKCLEAGQKAMRLINNHQLDAKSFSRGVVFNYFTKTAQGEIINNAKIEEYLSEGNRYSKSIPNPQKEAVDSIATELLHFFSLIHSSVKEYMLYLAFLKNITPLSLLNRVSQELDKIQEEQNILSISEFNAIIHNEIQNQPAPFIYERMGERYKHFFIDEFQDTSQMQWENLIPLIDNALSTEDLNQERGSLMIVGDPKQSIYRWRGGKAEQFIELSKDENPFINPEKKLFHLDTNWRSYSQIIDFNNQFFKFLSSSFEHPDYKELYEKHSFQKENDKKGGYVKLSFIPSKSEWEDDIEKDDLYLEAVLQTIEELKAKNFSYRDMVILTRKKDPGVKIAAFLTEKSIPIVSSESLLLQNSSDVNLIITLLRFLKNGADKESKAHFLYYVAKNLQQEIPTHDFVAKGMEFEQESELETWLTSLELSFSFQQIRKKSLYEAVETIIRTFIKPKISNAYIQDFLDRVLDRDIKNQSGISDFLSYWDENSVKFSIPSPEGNNAIRIMTIHKSKGLEFPVVIFPFAEENYTNSPKDKLWIEPESDLIELPKVLIDNNKNVEEFGESAAAVYHQKKEEELLDNINILYVALTRAEEQLHIISSMNLNSKGEVSPNNMSSFFLNFLIENTIFDTQKRVYEWGNSNKVSLESKKVQELIPISLVEENLNPNSIKIAQRESLMWGTHQQKAIEYGNVIHEILSYIKTKSDIDLAVTKALENGIIALSQKESVLSIINQICLHPELFIFFDESNKILNEQIILRKEDAIVKPDRIIINEQNQVMILDYKTGNPLAKHHKQIEIYETALQNMGFKVVKKALVYIGETLEIVTL from the coding sequence TTGAATAAACCCGCTTTTTCAATCTACGATGCTTCTGCCGGATCCGGTAAAACGTTTACTTTGGTTAAAGAATATTTAAAAATTATTCTCTTATCCAAAAGAGAAGATGCTTATAAAAATATTTTGGCTATTACATTTACCAACAAAGCAGTTGGCGAAATGAAATCGAGAGTATTGGAAACCCTTTCGCAATTTGCAACAGAAGAACCCAACGCAAAAGCTATGGCGGTGATAAATGCTATTGTGAATGAAACCGGATTATCAACACAAGAAATTAAACAAAAATCAAAAGCCATTATTCGAAATATCATTCACAATTATGCCGCTTTTGATATTTCTACGATTGATAAATTTACACACAAAGTAATCCGAACTTTTGCTCACGATTTGAATTTGCCTTCTACGTTTGAAGTCTCGCTAGAAACCGATAATCTTTTGCAAGAAGCCATTGATGCCATTATTGCTCAAGCCGGCGATGATGAAATGCTCACACGTTTGTTGGTAGATTTCACTTTAGAAAAAACAGACGACGATAAATCGTGGGATGTTACTCGCGACATCAAAGAAATTTCGAAGTTGTTAACCAACGAAAACAACCGTAATGAAATTGTTCATTTTAAAGACAAACAGATTCCGGAATTTATTGAGTTAAAAAAAAATGTGCTCGACAAAATCAAAACCATTGAAAAAAAATGTTTGGAAGCCGGGCAAAAAGCTATGCGACTCATTAACAACCATCAGTTAGATGCCAAATCATTTAGTAGAGGTGTAGTTTTTAATTATTTTACAAAAACGGCTCAAGGCGAAATCATCAACAATGCAAAAATTGAAGAATATTTGTCCGAAGGAAATCGGTATTCCAAATCCATTCCGAACCCACAAAAAGAGGCGGTTGATTCAATTGCAACAGAATTATTGCATTTTTTCAGTTTAATACATTCTTCCGTCAAAGAATATATGTTGTATTTGGCTTTTTTAAAAAACATCACACCCTTATCACTTTTAAATCGTGTGAGTCAGGAATTGGATAAAATTCAGGAAGAACAGAATATTTTATCGATTTCAGAATTCAATGCCATCATTCACAACGAAATTCAAAACCAACCTGCTCCCTTTATTTATGAAAGGATGGGCGAACGGTATAAACATTTTTTTATAGATGAATTTCAGGATACCTCGCAAATGCAGTGGGAAAATTTAATTCCGTTGATTGATAATGCTTTGTCCACCGAAGATTTAAACCAAGAAAGAGGTTCGTTGATGATTGTGGGTGACCCAAAACAATCGATTTATCGTTGGCGTGGTGGAAAAGCAGAACAATTTATCGAATTAAGTAAAGATGAAAATCCATTTATAAATCCGGAAAAGAAACTTTTTCATTTAGACACCAACTGGCGAAGTTATAGCCAAATCATCGATTTTAATAATCAGTTTTTCAAGTTTTTATCGAGCAGTTTCGAGCATCCGGATTATAAAGAATTATATGAAAAACACAGCTTTCAAAAAGAAAACGATAAAAAAGGTGGTTATGTGAAACTTTCTTTCATTCCATCCAAATCAGAATGGGAAGACGATATTGAAAAAGACGATTTGTATTTAGAAGCCGTCCTTCAAACCATTGAAGAGTTAAAAGCGAAAAATTTCTCCTATCGCGACATGGTTATTCTCACCCGAAAAAAAGATCCAGGAGTAAAAATTGCTGCTTTTTTAACCGAAAAAAGTATTCCGATTGTTTCGTCTGAATCGCTGCTGTTGCAAAATTCTTCCGATGTAAATTTGATCATTACATTATTGCGATTTCTTAAAAACGGTGCTGATAAAGAATCGAAAGCACATTTTTTGTATTATGTGGCTAAAAATCTTCAGCAAGAAATTCCAACTCACGATTTTGTGGCAAAAGGAATGGAATTTGAACAAGAAAGTGAATTAGAAACTTGGTTAACTTCGTTAGAATTGTCTTTTTCGTTTCAACAAATCAGAAAAAAATCGTTGTATGAAGCGGTTGAAACCATTATTCGAACATTCATCAAACCAAAAATATCCAATGCATACATTCAAGATTTTCTGGATCGGGTTTTAGATAGAGATATTAAAAACCAAAGCGGAATTTCAGATTTTTTATCGTATTGGGATGAAAATAGTGTCAAATTCAGCATTCCATCGCCGGAAGGAAACAATGCTATTCGTATTATGACCATTCACAAATCAAAAGGATTAGAATTTCCGGTGGTAATTTTTCCGTTTGCCGAAGAAAATTATACCAATTCACCCAAAGATAAATTGTGGATTGAACCCGAATCCGATTTAATCGAATTACCCAAAGTTTTAATTGATAACAATAAAAATGTTGAAGAATTTGGTGAGTCTGCAGCTGCCGTGTATCATCAGAAAAAAGAAGAAGAATTGTTAGATAACATCAACATTCTTTATGTAGCACTCACGCGGGCAGAAGAGCAGCTTCATATTATTTCGAGTATGAATTTGAATTCGAAGGGTGAAGTTTCTCCTAACAATATGTCGAGTTTTTTTCTAAATTTTCTAATTGAAAATACTATTTTCGATACTCAAAAAAGAGTATATGAATGGGGAAATTCGAATAAAGTTTCTCTTGAAAGTAAAAAAGTGCAGGAATTAATTCCCATTTCATTGGTAGAGGAAAATTTAAATCCAAATTCAATCAAAATCGCTCAACGTGAAAGTTTGATGTGGGGAACGCATCAACAAAAAGCAATTGAATATGGTAATGTGATTCACGAAATATTATCCTATATAAAAACCAAAAGCGACATTGATTTGGCGGTTACCAAAGCATTAGAAAACGGAATTATTGCTTTAAGCCAAAAAGAATCCGTTTTGTCGATTATCAATCAAATTTGTTTGCATCCTGAATTATTCATCTTTTTTGATGAATCGAATAAAATATTGAATGAGCAGATTATTTTACGAAAAGAAGATGCAATCGTAAAACCGGATCGAATTATAATTAATGAGCAAAATCAAGTAATGATTCTCGATTATAAAACGGGAAATCCGCTCGCTAAACATCATAAACAAATAGAAATATATGAAACTGCTTTGCAAAACATGGGTTTTAAAGTCGTTAAAAAAGCATTGGTTTATATTGGAGAAACTTTGGAAATAGTAACTTTGTAA
- a CDS encoding amidophosphoribosyltransferase, whose amino-acid sequence MSDNLKHECGIALLRLKKPLQYYKDKYGTAFYGIQKMYLLMEKQHNRGQDGAGFASIKFDVEPGQRYISRVRSNKAQPIQDIFAQINERINDDLANNPEFQNDVDWQKENIPYIGELFLGHVRYGTFGKNSIESVHPFLRQNNWMHRNLIVAGNFNMTNVKELFDNLVELGQHPKELADTVTVMEKIGHFLDDEVTDLYQECKNNGLSKREASPVIAEKLDIAKILRKASKNWDGGFAMAGLLGHGDAFVFRDPAGIRPAYFYEDDEIVVVASERPVIQTVFNVPFEEVQELDPGKALIIKKNGSFSLEEILEPLEKKACSFERIYFSRGSDAEIYRERKMLGKLILPAVLDAIDNDTDNTVFSYIPNTAETSFYGMVEAAQDFLNQRKNKYILTNRKTLTKEKLEEILSVKIRTEKVAIKDAKLRTFITEDSSRDDLVAHVYDVTYGVINPSDNLVIIDDSIVRGTTLKKSIIRMMDRLNPKRIVIVSSAPQIRYPDCYGIDMAKLEGLVAFRAVLELLKESNEYSIIDEVYKKCKFQEKFKDGEIVNYVKEIYAPFTDQQVSDKIAEMLSSSDTKAEVKIIFQTVANLHIACPNHLGDWYFTGDYPTPGGNRVVNRAFMNFYEGKDARAY is encoded by the coding sequence ATGAGTGACAACTTAAAACACGAATGCGGAATTGCCCTTTTACGATTAAAAAAACCGCTTCAATATTACAAAGACAAATACGGAACTGCTTTCTACGGGATACAAAAAATGTATCTTTTGATGGAAAAGCAACACAACCGTGGTCAAGACGGAGCCGGATTTGCCAGCATTAAATTTGATGTAGAACCCGGTCAGCGTTACATCAGTCGGGTTCGTTCCAACAAAGCACAGCCGATTCAGGATATTTTTGCCCAAATTAATGAGCGAATAAACGATGATCTAGCCAACAATCCTGAATTTCAAAATGATGTAGATTGGCAGAAAGAAAACATTCCATACATTGGTGAATTATTTTTGGGTCACGTTCGCTACGGAACTTTCGGAAAAAACAGCATCGAAAGTGTTCATCCGTTTTTACGTCAAAATAACTGGATGCACCGAAATCTCATTGTTGCCGGAAATTTCAACATGACCAATGTAAAAGAGCTGTTTGATAATTTAGTCGAATTGGGTCAGCACCCAAAAGAATTAGCCGACACCGTTACTGTAATGGAGAAAATAGGTCATTTTTTAGATGATGAAGTAACCGATTTATATCAGGAATGTAAAAATAACGGGTTATCCAAACGAGAAGCTTCTCCGGTAATTGCCGAAAAATTAGATATTGCTAAGATTTTACGAAAAGCATCCAAAAATTGGGATGGCGGTTTTGCAATGGCCGGTTTGTTAGGTCACGGCGATGCGTTTGTGTTTCGTGATCCTGCCGGAATTCGACCTGCTTATTTTTACGAAGATGATGAAATCGTGGTAGTTGCATCAGAAAGACCGGTAATTCAAACGGTTTTCAATGTGCCTTTCGAAGAAGTGCAAGAATTAGATCCGGGAAAAGCATTGATTATCAAGAAGAACGGAAGCTTTTCGTTAGAAGAAATTTTAGAACCATTAGAAAAGAAAGCGTGTTCGTTTGAACGTATTTATTTCTCCAGAGGAAGTGATGCAGAAATTTACAGAGAAAGGAAAATGTTAGGAAAATTAATTCTTCCTGCTGTTTTGGATGCGATTGATAATGACACAGACAACACGGTTTTCTCTTATATTCCAAACACAGCCGAAACTTCTTTCTATGGAATGGTAGAAGCCGCTCAGGATTTTCTGAATCAACGAAAAAACAAATACATTCTTACCAACCGAAAAACATTAACGAAGGAAAAGTTAGAGGAAATTCTTTCGGTTAAAATCAGAACTGAAAAAGTAGCGATAAAAGATGCGAAGTTGCGAACGTTTATTACGGAAGACAGCAGCAGAGATGATTTGGTAGCTCACGTTTATGATGTAACGTACGGTGTGATAAATCCATCCGATAATTTGGTGATAATTGATGACAGTATCGTCCGCGGAACAACATTAAAGAAAAGCATCATCCGAATGATGGATCGATTAAATCCAAAACGAATTGTGATTGTTTCATCGGCTCCACAAATTCGTTATCCTGATTGTTACGGAATCGACATGGCAAAATTAGAAGGATTGGTTGCGTTTAGAGCAGTTTTAGAATTATTGAAAGAAAGCAATGAGTATTCGATTATTGATGAGGTGTATAAAAAATGTAAATTTCAAGAAAAATTCAAAGACGGTGAAATTGTAAATTATGTCAAAGAAATTTATGCACCGTTTACTGATCAGCAAGTTTCAGATAAAATAGCCGAAATGTTAAGTTCATCGGATACAAAAGCGGAAGTGAAAATTATCTTTCAAACGGTAGCTAATTTACATATTGCTTGTCCAAATCATTTAGGTGATTGGTATTTCACCGGAGACTATCCAACACCCGGTGGAAACCGCGTTGTAAACCGTGCTTTCATGAATTTCTATGAAGGGAAAGACGCAAGAGCATACTAA